CTGCTCATTGCTGATCATGTCCATGATCGGCGTGTCTTCGTTGTTGTTGCTGAGCGTGTAGTTCGGGCGCTTGTCGTAGATCTGCCGGTAGAGGTCGTGGCTCTCCCAGTAGGAGCTGTCGTTGTCGATCCAGAAGCCGCCGAGCTCGGGATAGCGGTCCATGACCTCGAAGAAGTTGTCATAACTGAACTGCCCGAAGCCGTCGTTGGTGGTCAGGTCGACGTTCTTGCCCTTGTAGGAGGAGTAGGCGGCGGAGTCGAGCCACTCGTGGCCGCCCTCGTCGTGCCACTGGGGGTCGTTGGTCATGTAGAGGATGACCTTCATGCCCTTGGCCTTGGCGGCGGTGATCAGCTCGCCGAGGAAGTCCCGCTCGGTGGAGCAGGAGCCGGGGATCCTGGAAGGCCAGGGGCGGGCGTAGCCGAGGCGGCTGTGGAAGCTGGCCAGGACGAGGTACTGGGTGTGCAGCTTCTGGGCCTCCTTGACCCAGTAGTCGGGACTCCAGCCCCCGTTCGTGACGTCGTTCTCCCAGGCGGTGCAGCTGGTGTGGGCCGGTGCGGTGCGCAGGCCCCAGTGCAGGAAGAGGCCGCCGACGGAGTCGCGCAGGAAGTCCTGGCGGGGGTTCTCGAGGTCGAGCGGCTTCACTGCCGTACTGCCGCAGTCCTGGCTTCCCGAGATCCGCAGGGCGCCCCCGGAGGTGTTGTGACTGTCCGTCAGGCAGACGCCGGTGGCGTCCTGGAGGCCCACGTCGTACGGGGAGCCGGAGCCCTTCTGCGCGGTGAACCGGGTGAGCCGGATGCCGTCGGCCGCGTTGACGATGAACGCCGGGCGGCCGTCGTCCGCGGCGAACTTCACCGAGCTGTCGGTGAACCGGATGTCGTCGGCGTTGTGGAGGTACCAGCCGTAGGCCGGCCGGGTGCCGATGGCCTTGGGGTTGTAGTCGTTAGGGTCGTTGGCCGGCACACCGGTGGACATGGTGCCGGAGCCGCCCGGGACCGTGATGTCGACGTTGGTGAAGGTCACGCCCTTGATGCGGTGGCCGGTCTCGCCCCACAGGGTCGGGCTGAAGGACGGGCTGCTGCCGGTGGCCGTGATGTCGTCGTACGTGATGTCGCTGGTCGATCCGACCCCGGGGCTGTTTCCGCACCGCTTTCGCGTACCGATCTTCTGCATGATCGGCGAGTGCACGTTCGTCATCGTGATGTCGCGGTAGTGGACGTCGGAGATCTTCGCGCCGTCCATCGACACCATGCCGAGGCCGGACTTGTCGGCGCCGTCGATCCGGATGTTCTCGAACCGGTAGTCCGAGAAGTCGCCGCAGGTCTCCGAGCCGAACATGAGGGCGTTGCAGCAACGGGCCGACAGGAAGCTGTCGTTGACGCGGACGTGGCCGTTGGGGAGCTTGGCGCCGAGGGCGTAGTCGCTCTTGAAGACCAGGGCGTCGTCGTTGGCCCTGATGTTCGCGTTGGTCACCGTGACGTTCGTCGTGGAGATGATGTTCCAGCCGTCACGGTCGCTCGCGGTGTCGATGGTCAGGTGGTCCGAGGTGACGTTCGTGCAGCCGTTGATCAGCGCCGCGAAGTGGCCGCCGCGGCGGAGGGTGAGGCCGTCGCCGATCGTGAGTCCGTCGCACCGGGTCAGCGAGATGATCTTGTCGGCCTCGCCGGACTTGGGGTTGCCGGTGATCAGGTTGCCCATGCCGTCGATGACGCCCTCGCCGACGAAGCCGATGTCGGTCAGCCGGTCGCCGTGGATCATCGCGTTGCGGAAGTGGCTGTGCCCGTAGTCCTGGTAGGCGTCGTACGGGTTGGACTCGGCCTTGTCGTAGGTGTCGGCGCTGGAGCCCTGGAGGGTGGCGCCCTTGTCTAGCCGGAGCGTCACATGGCTCTTCATGTGGATGGTGTTCTTCGACTTGTAGTCACCGGGCGGGAAGCGCACGACTCCGCCGCCCGCCGCCGAACTCGCCGCGGTGATCGCCTTGTTGACGGCGGGGGTGTCGTTGGCGGAGCCGTCTCCCTTGGCGCCGTAGTCGCGTACGTCGAAGACGGCGGCGGCCGGGGACGGGCCCCGCGGGGTGGCCGGGGCCGCAGGGTGGCCGAGTCCGAGGACGAGGGCGACGACGAAGAGGACGATCGCCGCCCCTCGCGCGCGTGGAGCAGTGGTGGGGGGTGTCAAGGTGCCGGCTCCTCAGACGAGTTGGTAGCCGCGCAGGTTGGTGAGCAGCAGGTAGGTGTTCTGGAGGGAGCCGGAGGTGTCGCCGAGGGAGCGGTAGATGCCCCACTTCGGGCGGACGCGGTCGGCCAGGAAGGTGTCGACGCCGGTCTTGGACGCGTCGATGACGGTCGAGCCGCCGGACTTCAGGATCCAGCGGACCGAACCGGCCGAGCCGTCGCCGACCTTGATCTGGAAGTCGACGTCGGTCCACTTGTCGTGCAGCGGGTCCAGGTCGGTGCGGCCGACGAGGATGTCGTCGATGGCGAGCTTCAGCTCGATGGTCTGTTTGCCGTTCACCCGGCGCAGGGACTGCACGACGATCGGCGAGGTGCCGCTGCCGGGCTGCTTCATCTGCATGATGTGGGTGAAGGTCGTGGTCGCCTTCAGGGAGCTCGGGATGTACATCGAGTAGGTGAGCCGCCAGGTCTGGCCCTTGGTCCACTTCAGGTAGTTGCCGCCGCTGCCGTTGCGGAGCCCGGTGACCTCCTGGCGCTGGCGGTCGGTGGAGGTGTCGCGGTCGACGGTGTGCATGTCGAACCGCCAGTTGTTGCCGGTGGCGTAGATGTGCGGCCGACCGCCGGGGTGCGAGTCGGCGCGGTCGTCCTCGATCGTCTCGAAGGCGCCCAGGCCGTCACCGCTCGCGGACGGGGCCCACTTCTGCTGCCAGGAGGCGGCGTGGGCGGTGGTCGCGGTCGGCAGACCGACCGCGGCGGCCGTGGCACCGCCCAGCGCGGCGCCCAGCAGCACCCTTCGTGATGTGCTCATGACACTAATCACCTCGCAGTTGTTCGTTCATGATCAGGAAGGCGCCCAGGCCGTGGAAGTCGTTGACGGCCCGGGTACGGGCGACGTAGTACGCGTAGTCGCCGACGTTGGTGCCGACCGAGATGTCGGCGAGTTCGGTACGGCCGTCGGAGCCGACCGACAGCTTCGCCAGGACGCCCTGGTAGCCGCGCCGGGCCACGGCGGCGTAGCGCGGGGCCAGATAGCCGCGCTCGGCGCCGCGCGAGAGGGCGTAGGTGAACATGCTGGAGCAGGACGTCTCGGTCCAGTTGTCGCTCCGGCCGCCCTTGTCGATCACCTGGAACCAGCGGCCGGTCGCCGGGTCCTGGTACTTCTCCAGGCCGGCCGCCAGCTTCCGCAGGATGGCGAGGAGCCGGGGACGACGGGGCTGGTCCGCCGGGACGGCGTCGAGGACATTGACGAGCGCCATGGAGTACCAGCCGACCGCCCGGCACCAGTGCTCGGGGGCGAGCCCCGTGTCCGGATCGGCCCAGCTCACGCTCTTCGACTCGTCGTAGGCGTGTCTCAGCAGCCCGTTCGCGACCTGGAGATGGCCGCCGTAGACCGCGAGTTGACGTACCGCCTCGGCGTCCGTGCTCCCGCTCTCGCCGAACTCCGCGCCGTACTCGACGAGGAACGGGTTCACCATGTAGACGCCGTCCGACCAGAGTTGGTGGGCGCGGCTCGCGGTGTCGGCATGCCAGAAGCCGCCGTCGTCCGTGCGCGGGTAGGTGGCGAGGCGGTCGAGGATCTTGCGCGCGGCGGTCCGGTAGCGGGCCTCGCCCGTCTCGTGGTGGAGGATCACCAGCAGCCGGCCGGCCTGCATGCTGTCCAGGCTGTTGAAGGACTGGCCGATGGAGCCGTCGGCGCCGACGAACCGGTCGACGTAGCTCTTGATGTACGCGAGGTAGCGGGCGTCGTGGGTGCGCCGGTAGGTGAGGTACTGGCCGTAGAGATACAGGCCGACCGGGTAGGACCAGCCTCCGATGGTGCTCGGCGTGTAGCGGGCCATGGTGGAGTCGACCATGGCGACGGACCAGTCCCGGTCCGGGCCCTGGGCGGTGGAGGGGCCGGTGGGCGGGGGTGCGGCCGCCGGCACGGTGACCAGGGTCACGGCGGCGAGCGCGAGGGTCGTCAGTGCCGTACGCAGACGACGGCGTCTCATGTTCCTCCCTCTCCGTGAGTCAGGAGACACGGGAAACATCGGATGAAAGCCAACGCGGATTCATGTACGTGAACTGAGTTCAGAATTCCGCTCGGTTGGCGCGATCCAGAGTCGCGGCAGGACCGTCAGCGGTCAATGGTCTGTACCGAAGAGATCGGATGCATTTCCGGCCAATTTCAGCCATCGGCTGCTGACCGGCGGGTCAGTTCGGACGGATTCCGCGGTCAGGAATGCATCACGGCCCGTGATCGTTGACGATGGGAGTACCACCTGACGACAACCGTAAGGATCAAGAGCTCGTGAGCAGCAAGGTCCCCCCGATCATCCTCAACAACGGCGTCGAGATGCCCCAGTTGGGCTTCGGCGTCTGGCAGGTGCCGGACGCCGAGGCGGAGCGCGCGGTCAGCACGGCGTTGGAGGCCGGGTACCGCAGCATCGACACAGCGGCGATCTACGGCAATGAAGAGGGCACCGGCAAGGCCATCGCGGCGTCCGGGGTGCCCCGCGAGGACATCTTCGTCACCACCAAGCTCTGGAACAGCGACCAGGGCTACGACGCGACTCTGCGCGCCTTCGACACCTCGCTGGACAAGCTCGGCCTGGACTATCTGGACCTGTACCTGATCCACTGGCCGACGCCCTCCCGCGACCTGTACGTGGACACCTACAAGGCGTTCGAGAAGCTGCACGCCGACGGCCGGATCAAGGCGATCGGCGTCTCCAACTTCGAGCCCGAGCACCTGCGGCGGCTGATCGAGGAGACGTCCGTCGTCCCGGCCGTCGACCAGATCGAGCTGCACCCGCACCTCCAGCAGCACGCGGCCCGCGAGTACCACGCGGAGCAGGGCATCGCGACCGAGGCCTGGTCGCCGCTCGGCTCCGGCAAGGGCCTCCTTGAGGTCCCGGCCATCGTGGCCATCGCCCAGAAGCACGGCCGCACCCCGGCCCAGATCGTGCTGCGCTGGCACCTCCAGCTCGGCAATGTCGTGATCCCGAAGTCCGTGACCCCTTCGCGGATCAAGGAGAACATCGAGGTCTTCGACTTCAGCCTGGACACCGAGGACCTGGCGGCGATCAGCGCGCTCAACGAGGACCGGCGCCTCGGCCCGGACCCGTCGACGTTCAACGCCGCCTGACGGCACAGCGGTTCGGCCGGCGGTGGGCCCCTGTCGCAGGGGGCCACCGCCGGCCGTCGTGTGTCCGGCATCAGCCGGACCGTGCATGACCCCGCGGGTCAGACGGGCTGCCCGATCGGCCGTACGACCACGGTGTTGATGTCGACGCCCTCCGGCTGCCGTACGGCCCACACCACCGAGTCGGCGATCTGGTCCGCGGTGAGCAGGTGGCCGGGCGGCAGGCTGCCGTAGCTGTCCCAGAACGGCGTCTCCACGCGCCCCGGGGCGACCAGGGTGACCCCGACGCCGAACTCCGTCACCTCACGCCGGGCGTTCTCGGCGAGCCCGGTCACCGCCCACTTCGTCGCCCCGTAGATGTTGCCGGGCCCGTGGACGAACCCGGCGACGCTGCCGATCAGCACGATCCGGCCGCGGGTCTCCTTGAGCGCGTCGATGGAGGCGCGGATGAGGAGCGCGGGGCCGAGGACGTTGGTCAGCACCATCTCGCTCCAGCCGGCCGGGTCGCCGGCGGCCACGGTGTCGTGCGTGGCGAAGCCGGCGTTGGCGATGACGGTGTCCAGCCGCCCGAACTCCTTGAGTGTGCCGTCGACGGCGGCCCTGACGTCCCCGTACTCGGCGGCATTGCCGACGAAGGTCAACAGACCGTCCGGCTCACCGAGTTCCTCGGCGAAGCCCCTGAGCCGCGCCTCCCCCCGGCCGGTGACGGCCACCCGGTGCCCCGCGTCGAGCAGCTGCCGCGCGACCGCGGCGCCGATACCACTGCCACCGCCGGTGATGAGCGCGACCGGTGCGTCGGACATGGCTTCCCCCTGTGTTCCGCTGTGCTCCTGTGGATGGCAGGGAGTACATCAGTTGGAGCGTTCTCGAAGTCAAGTGCCCGGGCGGGGCGGTGTCACCCGGTCCGCACAGCGGTGTGCACCGTGTGCACCGCCAGCAGGAACACGTCCGCCCGCCGATGCACGCTCGCCGCGTCCTCGGGGTCCAGCAACCGGTCGAGCGTCTCCCGGTCGTCCGGGTCCAGCTGCTCCGCGAAGACCTCCCGCAACCGTCCCAGCGACGCGGCGATGTAGGTCCGGGCCCGGTCCGTCGTCGGTGCCGGGAGGTCCAGCATGAAACTGCGCGTGCCCGTGTGCCGGAGGCCCGCGGAGGCCATCAGTGCGGGCCAGTCCTCGACCTCGGCGACGGAGTCGGCGAGCCCCGCCCGCATGCCGGCGAACCACTCCTCCTCCAGCGCGTCGAGCCGCGCCTGGAGCCCCGGGCGCCCGAGGCCGATGTCCCGCGGCAGGAACCGGGCCGGCAGGCCGCCTTCCATCAGCGCCAGCGTGCCCCCGCGCGCCAGCCGCGAGGCGAACGCGGCGATCCCGGCCCGCTGGTCGCCCAGGTGGTGCAGGCTCCGGCTGGCCCACAGCAGGTCGGCGGGGTAGTCCAACTCGTCGAGGATCCCGGGCAGTTCACCGGCGAGGGTGCCGAAGCGGTCGGCGAGACCGAGTCGCGCGGCCCGGTCCTGGGCCCGCTCCAGCAAGGGCTCGGCCCCGTCCACGGCGACGACCCGGGCCCCCGGGAAGGCCTCCGCGAGCAGACAGGAGAGCACCCCGGGCCCGCTCCCCGCGTCGACGATCAGCCCCGGCTCGGTCTGTTTGTGCCCGAGCCACGCCAGGGCCCGCTCGTACAGGGGTGTGAACAGTTCCGCCTGGGTCTCCAGGTGCTCGGCCATCCTGGACCAGTCGATGTCGGTGTGGTCGTGACCATGGTCGTGGGTGCCGTTGTGGTGGTGGTTGTGCGCCATGGGGCCAGCCTCTCCTCGGGATGCGACCAGCGTGCGCCGACGCACCGCGAAGAGCCAGCGATGTTGCCGTGACAGCAAAAATGACGGCAAAGCGGGCGCAAAGAAAATGGGATGCGCCGGCGCGGCACATCCACCACCATGACCCGCATGCACGACGAACTGGTGGAGCGCTTCCTCGAAGACGGCTTCGTGAAGATCGAGGGCGCCTTCCCGCCCCGCGTCGCCCAGCACTGCGCGTCGCTGCTGTGGCGGGAGACGGGCTACGACCGTGAGGACCCGGCCTCCTGGAAGGACCCCGTGGTCTGGGTGGCCGACATGGCGCAGGGCCCGTTCGCGGCGGCCGTGAACTCACCGGTGCTGCATGAGGCCTTCGACCTGCTGGTGGGCGAGAACCGCTGGCACTCCCGCTACTCGCTGGGCAGTTTCCCGTTGCGGTTTCCGCACGCGGCGGAACCCGACGACGCGGGCTGGCACATCGAGGGCAGTTACCTTCCCGAGGACGCGCAGGCCGGCATGTACCACACCAACCTGCGCTCCAGGGACCGCGCGTTGCTGATGCTGTTCCTGTTCAGCGAGGTCACCGAGCAGGACGCCCCCACCCGTATCCGCGTCGGCTCCCATCTCGACGTACCGCCGGTCCTGGAGCCGTACGGCGAACAGGGCGCGTCCTTCCTGGAGTTGGGCCCGAAGGTGGACCAAGCCTCGGCCCACCGTCCGCTCGCCCACGCCACCGGTGTCCCGGGCGACGTCTACCTCTGCCACCCCTTCCTGGTCCACGCGGCCCAGCCCCACCACGGCACGAGGCCCCGCTTCATGGCGCAGCCTCCGCTTCTTCCGGCAGAGCCCTACGAGTTGGATCGCGCCGACGGCGACTACTCGGCGGTGGAGTTCGCAATCCGCCGGGGCCTGGCCGAGGAGAACTGACCAGACCCCGGGCGGCGTAGTGCTTTTAGGGGCGCGGGGAACTGCGCGACCAGCCACAACGGACCCGTGGCCGACATCGCACAGCCCCCCGCATCCACTCAGAGCGCGGGGTACGCGTTCTTCATGAGCTCCTGGAACTGCGCCGAGAACCAGTGCCCCGACAGCGGAGCGTTCGGCAGCGCACCCGACATGTTGTTGTTGTTCCGCGGGTTGCCGGTGTACGTCGGGTCGCACATCCGGTCGAAGCCCTTGCCCTCGTCGTTCGGGATCGCGGAGCTGGACCCGTCGGACTCACCCGGGGGCTTGATCCACACGTAGGCGTCGATCCCGGCGGCCGGGGAGGCCTTGGGACGCTCACCGAGACCGGCCCCGGCCTGGTTGCACCAGTTGCCGACATGGATGCGCCGGTCGATGCGGCCACCGTTGACGTAGGTGTCGACGTCGGTGGTCGCGCCGGGCCCGGTCGGACGGGCGGAGCCGCCCCACCCGTTGCGGGAGGTGTCGATCAGCATGCCGACACCGGAGGCGAAGCCCTGGTTCACGGCCTCCTGGCGGAAGGCCTGGGCGAAGGAGAGCTCGTCGGTGTAGCGGTTCCAGTCCACCCACTTCGACTCGCGCACGGACTTGCCGGCCACGGAGTCGTTGATGGTGAAGTACTGCTCCTTCAGCGCGCTGTAGTTGGCGGTGTTGGTGATGAAGCCCTGCACGTCGTTGACGGTGGCGCCCTCGGCGGTCGCCGCCTGCTTGATGGTCTGGACGGTCGCCGAGAAGTTGTCGTCCCAGCCGATCCAGCCGTGGTGTCCGGCGTCCACGTAGTTGTAGACGTTGGGGGCGTCACCGAGCTTGTTCAGGGCGTAGCCGACGCCCTTGATGTAGTTGCCGTTGGCCTTCATCGTGTCGCAGTTGGCGGTGGCGGTGGCCCGCGGCGACACGTTGGTGACGAGGTTGGGCAGCGAGTCGATCTCGATCGTGTTGACGATCCGCAGCGAGGCGTACTTGGGGTCGGCGAGGATCGCGGCGATCGGGTCGATGTACTGCGTCTTGTACTTGTCGATCTCCGTGGCGCCGAGTTCGCCGTTGGAGGCGAGCGCCGCGCAGTCACGGCCGGGCAGGTTGTAGATGACCAGCTGGACGACGAGCTCGCCGCTGCCCTTCTGCTCCAGGGCCTTGTCGAGGTGGGCGCGCAGCCCCATCCCGCCGTTGACACCGTTGATCGCGGCGATCCGGTCCAGCCACACGCCGGTGGGCTGGTTGGAGATCCTGCTGCCACCGGGCTCGGCGGCGGCCTTCGCGGACCACTCGGGGTTCACGTACACCTTGGCGCCCGCGTACGGGTTGTCGACCTTGGTGCCGCCACCGGGGTCCGGTGGGTTCGTCGGTCCGCTGCCGCCGTCGTCGACGTTGCAGGTCACGCCGTCGAGGGTGAAGGTGGCCGGGACGGCGTTGCTGCCGCTGTAGGTGCCCTGGAAGCCGAAGCTGACCGAACCACCGGTGGCCAGCGTGCCGTTGTAGCTCTCGTTGGTGGCGGTGACGGCGGTACCACTCTGGCTGATCTTGGAGTTCCAGAAGTTGGTGACCTTCTGGTTTCCGGCGTACGACCACTTCAGCGACCAACTCGACTTGGCGGCGCTGTTGTTGGTGATCGTGACGGCGGTGGTGAAGCCGGTGTCCCACTGGTTCTGCACCTTGTAGTCCACGGTGCAGGGGATCGCGGCGATGCCGGCCTCCCCGGGGGCCACGGCGAGCGCGGTCCCGGAGGCCCCGGCGACGAGCGCCATGGCAGCGAGGAGCGCTGTTCTCGTACGACTCATGAGTGCGGGTTTCCTTCTCGTTCGCGGGTGTTGTCCGTCGAGCGGGTGCTGTGCGTCGAGCGGGTGCTGTGCGTTTGAGCGGTGTTATCCGTTCAGGGCACGCAGATGGTCACGCAACCCGGTGCCGAACGCTGTGGGTGTGCCGTCGTAGCCGCTGATCAGGGCGGGCCCGGAGGAGCAGTCCCAGGTGTTCCAGGTCCAGCCGAGATACGACAGGCCGCGGGCGTCGAACCACTTCATGACCTGGTCGATGAATCCGTGGGAGCAGGTGTTCTCGCCGATCTCCCCTGCCACCAGCGGCACTTGTGCGGCCACCGGGGCGAGCGTGGAGTTCCAGCAGCTCTCGTTCGAGCAGGCGTTGAAGTTGTACACGTGCCAGGCGGCGGCGAGATTGCCCGCCGGGTCGGTGGGCTTGTACGTCAGCCACTGGCTGAGGTCGTTCGACCAGGTGATCCCGCCGGCCAGGATCAGGTTGGTGGCGCCGGTGCCCCGCACGCTGTCGACGAGATCCTGCATGCCGGCGACCTCGTACCCGATGCCCGGGCAGCTGCCGCCGTCCCGCCAGCACTGCCACGCCTGGGTGGTCGTGGTGGTGGCGCGGTCCGGGTAGGGCTCGTTGAACAGGTCGAAGACTACGGTGGGGTCGCTCTTGAAGGTGTTGGCCACCGACGCCCAGAAGGAGGGCGTGTACTGCATGTCGGGCATCGGCTTCTGGCAACTGGCGTGCACGTCGGTGCAGCCGGCGGAGTTCCCGGTGTACTGCCCGTAGGTCCAGTGCAGTTCGACCACGGGGGTCATGCCGTGCGCCTTGACCTTGGCGACCAGGCCCTTGACGGCGTTGATGTAGTTCGCACCGGCGTAGGCCGGGTTGATGTTGGCGAGGCCCAGCCAGCACTCCTCGTTCAGGGGAATGCGGACCGTGTTGGCCTTCCAGTCGGCGATCGCCTTCACCGAGGCGTCGTCGACCGGTCCGTCGAAGATGCCGCGGCCCTGGACGCACATGAACTCGCCGCCGGACCGGTTCACGCCGAGGAGCCGGCGTGTGGTGCCGCCCGCGTCCACGAGCTTGTTGCCGGCCACGCGCAGTGCGGGGGGTGTGCCGTCACCGGGTCCCGGCGGGGGGTCCGTGGGGTCCGGTGTGGGTTCGGTGTCCGTGTTGCAGGCCGTGCCGTTGAGCTTGAACGACGTGGGTACGGCGTTGCTCCCGGACCAGGACGCGATGAATCCGGCGCTGACGCTCGCTCCGGTGGCCAGGGAGCCGTTGTAGCTCTCGTTGGCAGCGGTGACCGTCGTACCGGACTGGGACCACTTCG
Above is a window of Streptomyces griseorubiginosus DNA encoding:
- a CDS encoding glycosyl hydrolase family 28 protein, whose amino-acid sequence is MTPPTTAPRARGAAIVLFVVALVLGLGHPAAPATPRGPSPAAAVFDVRDYGAKGDGSANDTPAVNKAITAASSAAGGGVVRFPPGDYKSKNTIHMKSHVTLRLDKGATLQGSSADTYDKAESNPYDAYQDYGHSHFRNAMIHGDRLTDIGFVGEGVIDGMGNLITGNPKSGEADKIISLTRCDGLTIGDGLTLRRGGHFAALINGCTNVTSDHLTIDTASDRDGWNIISTTNVTVTNANIRANDDALVFKSDYALGAKLPNGHVRVNDSFLSARCCNALMFGSETCGDFSDYRFENIRIDGADKSGLGMVSMDGAKISDVHYRDITMTNVHSPIMQKIGTRKRCGNSPGVGSTSDITYDDITATGSSPSFSPTLWGETGHRIKGVTFTNVDITVPGGSGTMSTGVPANDPNDYNPKAIGTRPAYGWYLHNADDIRFTDSSVKFAADDGRPAFIVNAADGIRLTRFTAQKGSGSPYDVGLQDATGVCLTDSHNTSGGALRISGSQDCGSTAVKPLDLENPRQDFLRDSVGGLFLHWGLRTAPAHTSCTAWENDVTNGGWSPDYWVKEAQKLHTQYLVLASFHSRLGYARPWPSRIPGSCSTERDFLGELITAAKAKGMKVILYMTNDPQWHDEGGHEWLDSAAYSSYKGKNVDLTTNDGFGQFSYDNFFEVMDRYPELGGFWIDNDSSYWESHDLYRQIYDKRPNYTLSNNNEDTPIMDMISNEQKTGMTPAYDYPQAVYTAQPRLTEADFKLPSTGAWWYSGSDPSVDRALTLGRLITNAGSSVKALMAETAQVNGTFPANQAAFNTFADSYLDPIWESLHGTEGGGYLYGGLKPGAWNDGAYGVTTIAKADADRQYVHVLTPPSTSTLRVRDNGYRIASVTNLRTGKAVSWSQSGGVLTLTGLGDWDPYDTVFKVTTAGRQGILTGVKVSASASASGHTGQAAGDRDYLTYWDSNKTLPVNLTFDLGSAKKVQYLGLNQREDSVAYARSDTEQSARIKDYKVYLSNDGSTWGSAVKTGQLPSRRGIQGIDLTAANARYVRLEVDTTWAAATDTTRYKRLRIDEAWIGTSYATPANGGQS
- a CDS encoding heparin lyase I family protein — encoded protein: MSTSRRVLLGAALGGATAAAVGLPTATTAHAASWQQKWAPSASGDGLGAFETIEDDRADSHPGGRPHIYATGNNWRFDMHTVDRDTSTDRQRQEVTGLRNGSGGNYLKWTKGQTWRLTYSMYIPSSLKATTTFTHIMQMKQPGSGTSPIVVQSLRRVNGKQTIELKLAIDDILVGRTDLDPLHDKWTDVDFQIKVGDGSAGSVRWILKSGGSTVIDASKTGVDTFLADRVRPKWGIYRSLGDTSGSLQNTYLLLTNLRGYQLV
- a CDS encoding glycoside hydrolase family 88/105 protein — translated: MRRRRLRTALTTLALAAVTLVTVPAAAPPPTGPSTAQGPDRDWSVAMVDSTMARYTPSTIGGWSYPVGLYLYGQYLTYRRTHDARYLAYIKSYVDRFVGADGSIGQSFNSLDSMQAGRLLVILHHETGEARYRTAARKILDRLATYPRTDDGGFWHADTASRAHQLWSDGVYMVNPFLVEYGAEFGESGSTDAEAVRQLAVYGGHLQVANGLLRHAYDESKSVSWADPDTGLAPEHWCRAVGWYSMALVNVLDAVPADQPRRPRLLAILRKLAAGLEKYQDPATGRWFQVIDKGGRSDNWTETSCSSMFTYALSRGAERGYLAPRYAAVARRGYQGVLAKLSVGSDGRTELADISVGTNVGDYAYYVARTRAVNDFHGLGAFLIMNEQLRGD
- a CDS encoding aldo/keto reductase, translating into MSSKVPPIILNNGVEMPQLGFGVWQVPDAEAERAVSTALEAGYRSIDTAAIYGNEEGTGKAIAASGVPREDIFVTTKLWNSDQGYDATLRAFDTSLDKLGLDYLDLYLIHWPTPSRDLYVDTYKAFEKLHADGRIKAIGVSNFEPEHLRRLIEETSVVPAVDQIELHPHLQQHAAREYHAEQGIATEAWSPLGSGKGLLEVPAIVAIAQKHGRTPAQIVLRWHLQLGNVVIPKSVTPSRIKENIEVFDFSLDTEDLAAISALNEDRRLGPDPSTFNAA
- a CDS encoding SDR family oxidoreductase, with product MSDAPVALITGGGSGIGAAVARQLLDAGHRVAVTGRGEARLRGFAEELGEPDGLLTFVGNAAEYGDVRAAVDGTLKEFGRLDTVIANAGFATHDTVAAGDPAGWSEMVLTNVLGPALLIRASIDALKETRGRIVLIGSVAGFVHGPGNIYGATKWAVTGLAENARREVTEFGVGVTLVAPGRVETPFWDSYGSLPPGHLLTADQIADSVVWAVRQPEGVDINTVVVRPIGQPV
- a CDS encoding class I SAM-dependent methyltransferase; this translates as MAHNHHHNGTHDHGHDHTDIDWSRMAEHLETQAELFTPLYERALAWLGHKQTEPGLIVDAGSGPGVLSCLLAEAFPGARVVAVDGAEPLLERAQDRAARLGLADRFGTLAGELPGILDELDYPADLLWASRSLHHLGDQRAGIAAFASRLARGGTLALMEGGLPARFLPRDIGLGRPGLQARLDALEEEWFAGMRAGLADSVAEVEDWPALMASAGLRHTGTRSFMLDLPAPTTDRARTYIAASLGRLREVFAEQLDPDDRETLDRLLDPEDAASVHRRADVFLLAVHTVHTAVRTG
- a CDS encoding phytanoyl-CoA dioxygenase family protein: MHDELVERFLEDGFVKIEGAFPPRVAQHCASLLWRETGYDREDPASWKDPVVWVADMAQGPFAAAVNSPVLHEAFDLLVGENRWHSRYSLGSFPLRFPHAAEPDDAGWHIEGSYLPEDAQAGMYHTNLRSRDRALLMLFLFSEVTEQDAPTRIRVGSHLDVPPVLEPYGEQGASFLELGPKVDQASAHRPLAHATGVPGDVYLCHPFLVHAAQPHHGTRPRFMAQPPLLPAEPYELDRADGDYSAVEFAIRRGLAEEN
- a CDS encoding glycoside hydrolase family 6 protein, with protein sequence MSRTRTALLAAMALVAGASGTALAVAPGEAGIAAIPCTVDYKVQNQWDTGFTTAVTITNNSAAKSSWSLKWSYAGNQKVTNFWNSKISQSGTAVTATNESYNGTLATGGSVSFGFQGTYSGSNAVPATFTLDGVTCNVDDGGSGPTNPPDPGGGTKVDNPYAGAKVYVNPEWSAKAAAEPGGSRISNQPTGVWLDRIAAINGVNGGMGLRAHLDKALEQKGSGELVVQLVIYNLPGRDCAALASNGELGATEIDKYKTQYIDPIAAILADPKYASLRIVNTIEIDSLPNLVTNVSPRATATANCDTMKANGNYIKGVGYALNKLGDAPNVYNYVDAGHHGWIGWDDNFSATVQTIKQAATAEGATVNDVQGFITNTANYSALKEQYFTINDSVAGKSVRESKWVDWNRYTDELSFAQAFRQEAVNQGFASGVGMLIDTSRNGWGGSARPTGPGATTDVDTYVNGGRIDRRIHVGNWCNQAGAGLGERPKASPAAGIDAYVWIKPPGESDGSSSAIPNDEGKGFDRMCDPTYTGNPRNNNNMSGALPNAPLSGHWFSAQFQELMKNAYPAL
- a CDS encoding cellulase family glycosylhydrolase; this translates as MRHPPRSVLLAVAGAVALVGSVMVPAVTASGAAPACSVEYTVTSQWDSGFQGAVKITNNSAAVSSWSLSFGFTGGQKLTQGWNAKWSQSGTTVTAANESYNGSLATGASVSAGFIASWSGSNAVPTSFKLNGTACNTDTEPTPDPTDPPPGPGDGTPPALRVAGNKLVDAGGTTRRLLGVNRSGGEFMCVQGRGIFDGPVDDASVKAIADWKANTVRIPLNEECWLGLANINPAYAGANYINAVKGLVAKVKAHGMTPVVELHWTYGQYTGNSAGCTDVHASCQKPMPDMQYTPSFWASVANTFKSDPTVVFDLFNEPYPDRATTTTTQAWQCWRDGGSCPGIGYEVAGMQDLVDSVRGTGATNLILAGGITWSNDLSQWLTYKPTDPAGNLAAAWHVYNFNACSNESCWNSTLAPVAAQVPLVAGEIGENTCSHGFIDQVMKWFDARGLSYLGWTWNTWDCSSGPALISGYDGTPTAFGTGLRDHLRALNG